The DNA window TCCGGTACGTGATTGCTGGCTGCAACTTTAGCAGGCCGCGTCCTCAACCACCGTGCCCTTGCCGCCACATCCACCCTGCCACTGCCAGCCCGGCCACCACCACCAGCATCACCGGCAGGCCGAAGCGGTGTCGCCACGGGATCGGCACCCCGCCCAGCTGCTGGTCCATGCTTTCGGTATCCAGCACCCAGCCGTGTTCGCAGCCGGTGCAGGCCAGCTCGTAACGACGCTGGTAGACGAAGCCGAACAGCAGGTCGATGCGCGCCATCTTGTAGCGCAGCTGCGGGGCAAATTCGGTTTCAGCCTGGCAGCGCAGGCAGTGGTGCGCTTCGGTGGGGCCGACAATCAGCACCCGTTCGTGTTGGCCAATCAGCAGCATGGTTCAGCCTTTCCTGCAGGCGGGCTGGGCCAGCAGCCAGGCTTCGGCCGTATCCACCGTGGCGGCATCGCCGACGGTGGCCTGGTCCGGTGCGATCTTCCGCCCGTCGCCATTTCCATTGCGATCGCGCATGACGCTGGTGGTCAGCACCAGCGCGCTGCCGTCCACCAGCCGGCGCACCACGTTGGCAGTCGATACGCCCGCCGTGGGCTGGCCGAAACTGCGGGTCTGCGCGCGGCCGCGGAACGCCAGAACGGTCGCCTCACCGGAACTGGCGGTGCGCGGGCCGGTCAAGACTGCCACCGGTGCGCCAACAAGGCTGGGTAGATAGCCGGGCTGGCCGAAATCCAGACGCGTCGCCTCGCCCATGCGCACGCCACTGGCGGTGGTCTGCCACCGTACCGGACCGTCGGCGGTCTCGAATGATCCCACGTCCTCGATGCCCATCGCCGAGGTGCGCAGCAGCGGCGCAACGCCCAGCAGCATCGGCCACATGTTGCCGCCGGTGTTGTCGCGCAGGTCGACGATCCAGCCACAGCGAGACGTGCTGTCCTTTTCACGGATGATGTTCTGCCAACGCACCGCACGCTGGATGTTCTGCTGCTGCAGCTGCTGCGGCGGCGCACTGGGGTCGGCCGCATAGCCCTCGATCAGCACCTGGCCGATACGCGGGTCACGTTGGTGCGTGGCGTCGCTTTCGCTGCGGGCGACGGCGCTGGCATTTTCCTTGGCGAAGCGCTGCACACGTTGCTGCTGTCGTTGCGGAGTCATCCAGGTGCCGTGACCGCCTGAACTGCGGCCGATGGCTTCGGCCAGCACGGTCCGAACCTTGGCGGAATCGCCCTGCGCGTCCTTCAACCGCGTGCGCGTGGCTGGCCAGTCGACCCTGCTTCGGTACAGCGCCTCGCGTTCGAGCATGTCCAGCAGCTGTGCCTGCGCGGCGGGTGATGGGATCTCGATGGTGTCGGCCGCAGTGGCAGCGGTCGCTGCCAGCAGCGCGGCGATCAAGGCGGCTCGTGCCGGCAGTCCCTTGCTGTTTCGCATCGACATCTCCCTGTCGTTGGATGAAGGCGAAGCATAACGCCTCGGCCGTCGCGCGACGTGTCGCATCAGGCACATCAGGATCGGGCTGCGATTTACAACTTTGCCCATGTCGGCGCGGCGGCAAACGCGCGAAGGTCGCTGTGCCAGCGCCACCTGCGCTGGCCGGGATTGGCGTCCCGAATCAATGAGCAAAGATGACCGATTGCCTCGCTGCAGGCACTCGCGACAATGCACCACCTGCCGGTCCATGGCGGGCGGTGCGTGGGGACCCTTGGGTCCGTCGGCTTCTTCTTTGCTCTTGACCGGCACGCCAACCCGCACCGCCCGCCACCTTGCATCCCGCAGGTGGCCTTGCCTTATGAGGTTGTTGCCATGACAACGCTCTACCCCACCTATCCGCGCCTGCACACATTGCTGGGCGATGCACTGCCCGACCTGCAGCTGTCCAACGCGACTGCCGAGGCGTTGGAAGACGCGCTGACCGAAGCCGAGGAAGCCGCTCCCACGCCGGCCTTTTTCAAGCGGTTACGCGACGTCACGCGCTGCCACGCCGCCGACGGCGAGCCGTGGACGGAACTGCGCATCACGCCGGCGCGTGCCCGCGATCTGGCCTGCACCACGCGCTGCCTGCTGGCGTTGTCGGCATTGGGTGGCGTGTTGCTGGCGACACAGACCGCGCGTGAACTGGACGACGCGGAGGCGCAATGCCCGCCGCTGACAGAGGAAGGGTTGCTGCATGCGGTGCAGCTGCTGGCCGATCACGCAGGTACGTTGCTGGGTCGATCGCCGTTGTGATGCAGGTGTGTGGGAATTGATTGACTGCTGCCAAGGCGTGCCGACCAAGGTCGACACCTACCAGGGCGGGTCATGACGCCGGTGAGATTCGTGTCGACCAAGGTCGACACCTACCAGAGCGGGTCATGGCGTCGGTTGGATTTGTGCCGACCGAGGTCGGCACCCACCAAAGCAGCCAAAGTGGCGGGCGTCACCAATCCGCGCGCAGGCCGATGTTGCCTTCGATGATGCGGCGCTTGCCGTTGTCGCTGCCACCCACCTCGCGGGTGTAATCGGCCACGGCATATGCGCTGATCGTGCGGTTGAAGCGCCCGACCACGCCGACACCGGCTTCCAGTGCGCGTGACCGCTGCGAATTGATGATCGCATCGCTGTCGAACAGGATGCGGTCCTCGCCCGAACGGCCGTGCCAGTAATTCAACTTGAAATATGGCTGCCAGCCGTTGTCAGCCAGTTGGTAATCACCCGCCAGGCGCAGGCCGACGCGGCCGGTCCAGGCGTTGTCGTTGTCGAAGGAAACGGTGGACACCAGATCGCGCTGGTCATCCAGCGAACTGCGCTGCCAGATCACCTGTAGTTGCGGCTCCAACCACCACGATGACTGCCCGACCTGCAGCAGTGGTTTGCCCGCTTCCAGCGACAGCGTGGTGCCATCGCCCTTGAGGTCGATGCCCAGCCCGCGCGACGAACGCGTGCGGCCGTCGTAGCGGCTCTGCATCGCCACCGCGTCGATGTAGCCGCCACTGCTGTCAGTCAACGTCCAGTACAGGCCTACGTGCTTGTCGTCCAACCGGCTCTGGCCGACCAGCACGTTGTCCCAGCCCACGGCCAGGCCGGTGATCCTGCCATCGGCGCGGGTGCGGCCGACGAACACGCCGATCTGGTTGCGATGGTTGTCGGCGGCAGCGGCCCATACGTCCAGGCCCGCCTGCACGCCCATCACGTCGCCATCGAAGCCGGGCCGTGCATCGCCCTTCCAGTGGATCTCGCTGCTCTGCCCCACCAGCCGCCCCCACGCGGTCCGGAACGCGCCCTGGCTGTACAGCAGGCGCTGTTCGCCCTGGCGCTCGTGGAAGGTACCCAGGCTGGCCAGCGAGGTCTCACGCAGCAGCGGGGGCACCACGGCGTAGGCAGCGGTCTCCAGGCGGTACAGCGGCACCAGGCCGTTCTCGTCCGGCGCGGCGGGTGTTGCTCCCGCACTGGGCGGCGGCGCACCGGTGCCGGGCAGGCTGCCCCCGGCCACCGGCACGTCCGGCACCGGTGGATCGCTGGGCGGCGCCACGGGCGGCGGTTCCGGCGGCGGCGGCGGTGGCGCGGTCTCACCGGCGGTCAGGTTCGGATCGATGGCACCTTCCGGTGGCGGTGGTGGTGCCGGGGGAATCGGCGGCGGCGGTGCGACCGGCGGTGTCGGCGGCGGCGGTGGAACCACTTCGCCGCCACCGTTCGGCGCGGGGGCCGGCCCGGCCGCAACTGTCGAACGCAGATACCAGTTCTCACCGGTACCGGCGCTGACGCCGCCCTTGAACAGGAAATACTCGTAGGCGCCGGCCGAGACCGGTGCGAACAACGAGAACGCACCGGGCGCCGTGGTGGCACCGTTCAGTGCCTGCACCACCAGGATGCCATCGACCAGCGTGGCTGCCCCGCTGCCGCCCGCGTTGAGGATGCCGATGCCGGTGCTGCCGGTGGCCGTGCCGCCATCGATCACCAGCCGGTCGCTGGTGGCGTTGTCCGCCGCCAGCACGGTACGCAGGTACAGCCCGCCGCCATCGCCACGGTAGTTGCCGCGCACGGTAAATACATCGCCCGGCGCGGAGCCGGTCAGATCGATGCGCCCGGCGTTGACCACATTGACCAACGCGCTGCCGCTGAATGGACGCACTGCATGCGTCCCGCTGCCTGCATAGATCGTGCTGGTGTCATCCAGGGTGAGTGAACCAGTACCGCTGACACTGTCACCGAGCACCAGATCACCATCGAAGGTGAGCTCGGTGCTGCTGGCCAGGCTGATCGCTTCCCAGTTCTGGAAACGCGCGACGCCGCTGCCTTTGACGTTGCTGAAGCTGAGACGATCATTGCCGCTGCCGCCGTCGAACAGCGGCACCGCGCCGATGTTGCCCTGGTTGAGGTTGCTCAGCGTGGCCACGTCGTCATCGGGGCCTGCGTCGATGGCGCCGTACACGATGCCGCCGCCGTTCCAGTTGAAGGTGTCGTTGCCGGTGCTCAACAGCACCTGGCCACGCACGGTGCCATCGGTGATGGTCACGCTGTCATTGCCGCCGCTGACACTGATGTTGCCGCCGATATAGGCGGTGCCGGAGATGATGATGGTGTCGGTGTCGAAGCCGGTAACCACGTTGCCGTCGACGGTGCCGCCGGACATGTCCCACAGGTTCTTGTCCAGCTTCATGTTGACGCGGCCAATGCGGCCGCCGGTCATCCACGCCTGGTCGCCGTCTTCGAACGCGCCGACGATGCGGCCGCCGCTCATGCGGAAGGTATCGATGTTGTCGCCCTGCTGCAGGGCACCGATGGTGCCGCCGGTCATGACGAAATCATCGCGGCCACTGCCCTGCGTCACCAGTCCGGTGATGGTGCCGCCGTTGACGGTCAGCTGGTCATCACCGCTGCCCTGGTCGAGGCTGTCGAGCGTGCCGCCGTTGAGCAGCAGCACGTCGTTGCCGTCGCCCTGCTGCACGGCGCCGGTGATGCTGCCGGCCAGCATCTGCAGGCGATCGTTGCCGGCACCGAACTGCACGCCGCCGGTGCCGCCGCTGATGGTGCCGCGGTTGACTACGCTGCTGTCGCCTGCACCTTTGAAGGCGATGCCCCAGCCAGCGGCAGCACCGATCTGGCCGTCGTTGACCACGCCGCTGCCCCCCTGCAGATACAGCGCGTACCCCTGTGCCGAGGAAATGCTGCCACTGGCGGCATTGTTGACCGTCACCATCGCATCGGCATTGATGCCACCGGCGGTGCCGCTGCCGACGGTGCCGCTGGCGGCGATGCTGCCCTGGTTGTTGATGGTGCCGCCGGCCGTAGGGGCGACGTAGAGGGCGTTGGCGTTGCTGGTACTCAACTGCGCACCGCTCTGTACATTCACGATAACGCCGCTGGCTCCAGCACCAAGGGTGACCGGCGTTGCATCGGGGTTGGGCGCGGCCGCGCTGCAGGTAACGGTCTGCCCGGCGACGGGGGCGGGGGCATCACATCCCGCCCAGACTGCCGGGGCGGCCAGGGCGAGCAGCGACGGCGCCGCCAGGATCTGTAGCAGGGAAACGGTCAAACGGCGCCGGCGGAACCCGGGCGGGACGACATGGAACATACGGCACTCCTGGGTCGTGGGATCAGGAACTGCGGAGGCTATGTACGGCGCTGCTGACGCAGTCTGCCCTGCCATGAATGGTTTCGATAGGTGAAATTGCAGGCAAGCGGTCACGTTTTTGATGTGAAATCGGGAAGTGCTCACGCGGCCCGCATATCGATGAATGCGTTCACCATCATTGCCCCGCCAAGAGCATCCACGCATGGCGTGGATCTACTGCAATCCTGGCCCAGTAGATCCACGCCATGCGTGGATGACCCCGCAAACCCAACAGCCCAG is part of the Stenotrophomonas lactitubi genome and encodes:
- a CDS encoding S41 family peptidase, with amino-acid sequence MRNSKGLPARAALIAALLAATAATAADTIEIPSPAAQAQLLDMLEREALYRSRVDWPATRTRLKDAQGDSAKVRTVLAEAIGRSSGGHGTWMTPQRQQQRVQRFAKENASAVARSESDATHQRDPRIGQVLIEGYAADPSAPPQQLQQQNIQRAVRWQNIIREKDSTSRCGWIVDLRDNTGGNMWPMLLGVAPLLRTSAMGIEDVGSFETADGPVRWQTTASGVRMGEATRLDFGQPGYLPSLVGAPVAVLTGPRTASSGEATVLAFRGRAQTRSFGQPTAGVSTANVVRRLVDGSALVLTTSVMRDRNGNGDGRKIAPDQATVGDAATVDTAEAWLLAQPACRKG
- a CDS encoding autotransporter family protein; this translates as MFHVVPPGFRRRRLTVSLLQILAAPSLLALAAPAVWAGCDAPAPVAGQTVTCSAAAPNPDATPVTLGAGASGVIVNVQSGAQLSTSNANALYVAPTAGGTINNQGSIAASGTVGSGTAGGINADAMVTVNNAASGSISSAQGYALYLQGGSGVVNDGQIGAAAGWGIAFKGAGDSSVVNRGTISGGTGGVQFGAGNDRLQMLAGSITGAVQQGDGNDVLLLNGGTLDSLDQGSGDDQLTVNGGTITGLVTQGSGRDDFVMTGGTIGALQQGDNIDTFRMSGGRIVGAFEDGDQAWMTGGRIGRVNMKLDKNLWDMSGGTVDGNVVTGFDTDTIIISGTAYIGGNISVSGGNDSVTITDGTVRGQVLLSTGNDTFNWNGGGIVYGAIDAGPDDDVATLSNLNQGNIGAVPLFDGGSGNDRLSFSNVKGSGVARFQNWEAISLASSTELTFDGDLVLGDSVSGTGSLTLDDTSTIYAGSGTHAVRPFSGSALVNVVNAGRIDLTGSAPGDVFTVRGNYRGDGGGLYLRTVLAADNATSDRLVIDGGTATGSTGIGILNAGGSGAATLVDGILVVQALNGATTAPGAFSLFAPVSAGAYEYFLFKGGVSAGTGENWYLRSTVAAGPAPAPNGGGEVVPPPPPTPPVAPPPPIPPAPPPPPEGAIDPNLTAGETAPPPPPPEPPPVAPPSDPPVPDVPVAGGSLPGTGAPPPSAGATPAAPDENGLVPLYRLETAAYAVVPPLLRETSLASLGTFHERQGEQRLLYSQGAFRTAWGRLVGQSSEIHWKGDARPGFDGDVMGVQAGLDVWAAAADNHRNQIGVFVGRTRADGRITGLAVGWDNVLVGQSRLDDKHVGLYWTLTDSSGGYIDAVAMQSRYDGRTRSSRGLGIDLKGDGTTLSLEAGKPLLQVGQSSWWLEPQLQVIWQRSSLDDQRDLVSTVSFDNDNAWTGRVGLRLAGDYQLADNGWQPYFKLNYWHGRSGEDRILFDSDAIINSQRSRALEAGVGVVGRFNRTISAYAVADYTREVGGSDNGKRRIIEGNIGLRADW